In Vigna radiata var. radiata cultivar VC1973A chromosome 3, Vradiata_ver6, whole genome shotgun sequence, the following proteins share a genomic window:
- the LOC106757597 gene encoding uncharacterized protein LOC106757597 isoform X1: MLRLKAFRPTSDKIVKIQLHPTHPWMVTADDSDRVSVWNWEHRQVVYELKAGGVDERRLVGAKLEKLAEGEIESKGKPTEAIRGGSVKQVNFYDDDVRFWQLWHNRSAAAEAPTAVHTSAFSSPAPSTRGRHFLVICCLNKAIFLDLVTMRSRDVPKQELDNKSLLCMEFLYRTGVGDGPLVAFGSSDGVIRVLSMMTWKLVRRYTGGHKGSISCLMSFMAASGEALLVSGASDGLLIIWSADHGQDSRELVPKLSLKAHDGGVVAVELSRVMGGAPQLITIGADKTLAIWDTVSFKELRRIKPVPKLACHSVASWCHPRAPNLDILTCVKDSHIWAIEHPTYSALTRPLCELTTVIPPQALSPNKKLRVYCMVTHNLQPHLVATGTNIGVIICEFDARSLPPVAPLPTPADSREHSAVFVIERELKLLNFQLNNSANPSLGNNSSLSETGRPKGDFFEPLSVKQGKKHISTPVPHDSYSVLSVSSSGKYLAIVWPDIPYFSVYKVSDWSIVDSGSARLLAWDTCRDRFAILESALPPRIPIMPKGSSSKRAKEAAAAQAAAAAAAAASTASVQVRILLDDGTSNILMRSVGARNEPVIGLRGGALLGVAYRTSRRVSPIAATAISTIQSMPLSGYGSSGLSSFTTYDDGFSSNRPPTAAAPQNFQLYSWETFQPVGDLLPQPEWTAWDQTVEYCAFGYQQYIVISSLRPQYRYLGDVAIPYATSAVWHRRQLFVATPTTIEIVFVDAGVAQIDIETKKMKEEQKMKEAQAKAVAEHGELALITVEGPQSAKEERIALRPPMLQVVRLASFQHAPSVPPFLSLPKQSRVDGDDSWSATEERKTGEVAVGGGGVAVAVTRFPMEQKRPVGPLVVVGVRDGVLWLIDRYMCAHALSLSHPGIRCRCLAAYGDAVSAVKWASRLGREHHDDLAQFLLGMGYATEALHLPGISKRLEFDLAMKSNDLKRALHCLLTMSNSRDIGQDDTPGLGLNDILNLSDKKQEKISDKKKDMVDGVQGIVKFAKEFLDLIDAADATAQSDIAREALKRLAAAGSVKGALEGHELRGLALRLANHGELTRLSGLVNNLVTLGLGREAAFAAAVLGDNALMEKAWQDTGMLAEAVLHAHAHGRPTLKNLVQAWNQALQREIEPTPSQKTDAAAAFLASLEEPKLTSLADAGKKALIEILPPGMMSLNAPISIQKKPASSAQNSQQPPDKLLALEAPPTTTAAPESATQQPESTPASVSEPPPLESTSESTPAHVAAPPQPESGETTVADGVPSTGPASDEGPNVNGETGQAETSTGNPALPEVLPPTVAAEVSETSTPSIAAVPTTTTVPTTPTVPANDPFI; the protein is encoded by the exons ATGCTGCGTCTGAAAGCGTTTCGGCCTACGAGCGACAAAATCGTTAAGATCCAATTGCATCCGACGCATCCATGGATGGTTACGGCCGATGATTCAGATCGAGTTTCGGTTTGGAACTGGGAGCACCGCCAG GTGGTGTATGAGTTGAAAGCTGGTGGAGTGGACGAGCGGCGTTTGGTCGGCGCCAAGTTGGAGAAGCTGGCCGAGGGAGAAATAG AGTCTAAAGGGAAGCCTACCGAAGCCATTCGGGGAGGAAG TGTTAAGCAGGTGAATTTTTATGATGATGATGTACGCTTTTGGCAACTTTGGCATAATCGTTCTGCAGCTGCTGAGGCTCCAACAGCTGTCCACACTTCAGCTTTTAGCTCTCCTGCCCCATCAACAAGAGGGAGACATTTTCTTGTCATATGTTGTTTAAACAAAGCTATATTTTTGGACTTGGTGACCATGCGTAGCCGTGATGTACCAAAGCAAGAGCTTGATAACAAGTCCCTTCTTtg CATGGAGTTCCTTTATAGAACTGGTGTTGGTGATGGTCCTCTTGTTGCTTTTGGTTCATCGGATGGTGTCATTAGAGTTCTCTCAATGATGACATGGAAG CTTGTGCGAAGGTACACTGGAGGTCATAAAGGATCGATCTCTTGTTTGATGTCCTTCATGGCTGCTTCTGGCGAG GCTCTTTTGGTTTCGGGTGCTAGTGATGGATTGCTCATAATTTGGAGTGCTGACCACGGACAGGATTCACGGGAACTTGTACCCAAGCTGAGTTTAAAA GCACATGATGGCGGGGTTGTGGCAGTTGAGTTGTCTAGGGTAATGGGAGGTGCTCCTCAGCTAATCACAATTGGTGCAGATAAGACATTAGCCATATGGGACACTGTGTCCTTTAAG GAGCTGCGGCGGATAAAGCCAGTTCCCAAATTGGCTTGCCATAGTGTGGCTTCTTGGTGCCATCCTCGAGCTCCAAACCTTGATATTCTAACCTGCGTCAAAGATTCTCACATATG GGCAATCGAACATCCCACTTATTCTGCTCTCACGAGGCCATTGTGTGAATTGACCACAGTTATTCCTCCACAAGCCCTTTCTCCTAATAAGAAATTGAGG GTGTATTGTATGGTTACACATAATTTGCAGCCACATCTAGTTGCTACAGGAACCAACATTGGTGTTATCATCTGTGAGTTTGATGCTAGATCTCTTCCACCTGTTGCTCCTCTACCAACACCAGCAGACAGTAGAGAGCATTCTGCCGTATTTGTAATTGAAAGAGAATTGAAGCTATTAAATTTTCAGTTAAACAACTCTGCAAATCCATCTCTTGGAAATAACAGCTCCTTGTCAGAAACAGGAAGACCCAAGGGAGACTTTTTTGAACCATTATCTGTCAAGCAGGGGAAAAAACACATTAGTACTCCTGTTCCACATGATTCGTACTCAGTTCTTTCTGTCAGCAGTTCAGGAAA GTATCTAGCAATTGTTTGGCCAGATATTCCTTATTTCTCTGTCTACAAGGTTAGTGATTGGTCAATTGTTGACTCTGGAAGTGCAAGGCTTCTGGCATGGGATACTTGTCGTGACAGATTTGCTATATTGGAATCAGCATTACCTCCTAGAATTCCTATAATGCCCAAGGGTAGTTCATCAAAAAGAGCCAAAGAAGCTGCTGCGGCAcaagcagcagcagcagcagcagctgcTGCTTCCACAGCTTCTGTTCAAGTCCGCATCTTGTTAGATGATGGTACATCAAATATACTAATGAGGTCTGTTGGTGCACGCAATGAACCA GTCATTGGTTTGCGTGGAGGAGCACTGCTTGGTGTTGCCTATCGAACATCTAGGAGAGTCAGTCCTATTGCTGCCACCGCTATTTCAACAATCCAGTCTATGCCCTTATCAGGCTATGGAAGCAGTggtctttcttcttttactacTTATGATGATGGATTTTCTTCAAATAGACCTCCAACCGCAGCAGCACCTCAAAACTTCCAGCTATACAG TTGGGAGACATTCCAGCCAGTGGGGGACCTTCTTCCTCAGCCAGAATGGACTGCTTGGGACCAAACCGTTGAGTACTGTGCATTTGGATACCAGCAATACATAGTCATATCTTCTTTGCGCCCTCAATATAGATATTTGGGAGATGTTGCAATCCCATATGCTACTAGTGCTGTTTGGCACAGGAGGCAGCTGTTTGTGGCTACCCCAACTACTATTGA AATCGTTTTTGTGGATGCTGGGGTTGCTCAAATTGACATTGAAACTAAGAAGATGAAAGAAGAGCAGAAAATGAAAGAAGCACAGGCAAAAGCTGTTGCTGAGCACGGAGAGTTAGCTCTAATTACTGTAGAAGGTCCTCAGTCTGCTAAGGAAGAAAGAATAGCATTAAGGCCGCCAATGTTGCAG GTGGTTCGGTTGGCTTCATTTCAGCATGCTCCTTCAGTGCCACCTTTCTTATCATTACCAAAACAATCTAGAGTTGATGGTGATGACTCTTGGTCGGCAACAGAAGAGAGAAAGACAGGTGAGGTGGCAGTTGGTGGTGGGGGTGTGGCTGTGGCAGTTACCCGTTTTCCAATGGAGCAGAAACGTCCAGTTGGGCCTCTTGTAGTTGTAGGTGTCAGGGATGGAGTTCTTTGGCTAATTGACAG GTACATGTGTGCTCATGCCTTATCCTTGAGTCATCCTGGAATTCGCTGCCGATGCCTTGCAGCTTATGGAGACGCTGTTAGTGCAGTAAAATg GGCAAGTAGACTTGGAAGAGAACACCACGATGATTTAGCACAATTTCTGTTAGGAATGGGCTATGCTACTGAAGCACTTCATTTGCCTGGAATATCAAAGAG GTTGGAGTTTGATTTGGCCATGAAGAGCAATGATTTGAAAAGAGCTCTTCATTGTCTTCTTACCATGAGTAACAGCCGGGATATAGGACAAGATGATACTCCTGGTCTTGGTTTGAATGACATTCTTAATTTATCAGataaaaaacaagagaaaatatcagataaaaaaaaagatatggTTGACGGTGTTCAGGGTATCGTGAAATTTGCAAAAGAGTTCTTGGATCTTATTGATGCCGCAGATGCTACTGCACAGAGTGATATTGCGCGTGAGGCTCTGAAGAGGTTAGCTGCAGCAGGTTCAGTGAAAGGTGCTTTAGAAGGTCATGAATTGAGAGGGTTAGCATTACGTCTTGCAAATCATGGAGAGTTGACACGTCTAAGT GGTTTGGTTAACAATTTAGTCACGCTTGGCTTGGGAAGGGAAGCAGCATTTGCTGCTGCTGTTTTGGGTGACAATGCTCTGATGGAGAAAGCATGGCAGGATACAGGAATGCTGGCAGAGGCTGTGCTTCATGCTCAT GCACATGGACGGCCAACTTTGAAGAACTTAGTGCAGGCTTGGAACCAAGCATTACAGAGAGAGATTGAACCTACCCCATCTCAGAAGACAGATGCTGCAGCTGCGTTTTTAGCTTCTCTTGAGGAGCCTAAGCTCACAAGTTTGGCAGATGCTGGGAAGAAAGCACTTATTGAAATCCTGCCTCCGGGGATGATGTCTCTTAATGCTCCTATTTCCATCCAGAAAAAACCAGCTTCTTCTGCACAGAACTCCCAACAACCCCCAGACAAGCTATTGGCACTGGAAGCACCTCCTACAACCACAGCTGCACCAGAGAGTGCTACTCAGCAGCCTGAATCCACACCGGCGTCAGTTAGTGAGCCACCTCCATTAGAGTCTACCTCAGAGTCCACGCCAGCTCATGTAGCTGCTCCACCTCAACCAGAATCAGGTGAAACGACCGTAGCTGATGGGGTTCCTTCCACTGGACCAGCTAGTGACGAAGGTCCAAATGTTAATGGTGAAACTGGTCAAGCAGAAACGTCTACAGGCAATCCAGCACTCCCAGAGGTTCTCCCACCTACAGTAGCAGCAGAGGTTTCGGAGACTTCTACTCCAAGTATAGCTGCAGTTCCTACAACAACTACAGTTCCTACAACACCTACGGTTCCGGCAAATGATCCCTTTATATGA
- the LOC106757597 gene encoding uncharacterized protein LOC106757597 isoform X2 — MARFQKYLCTLYEFQFCNFTCCCSMEFLYRTGVGDGPLVAFGSSDGVIRVLSMMTWKLVRRYTGGHKGSISCLMSFMAASGEALLVSGASDGLLIIWSADHGQDSRELVPKLSLKAHDGGVVAVELSRVMGGAPQLITIGADKTLAIWDTVSFKELRRIKPVPKLACHSVASWCHPRAPNLDILTCVKDSHIWAIEHPTYSALTRPLCELTTVIPPQALSPNKKLRVYCMVTHNLQPHLVATGTNIGVIICEFDARSLPPVAPLPTPADSREHSAVFVIERELKLLNFQLNNSANPSLGNNSSLSETGRPKGDFFEPLSVKQGKKHISTPVPHDSYSVLSVSSSGKYLAIVWPDIPYFSVYKVSDWSIVDSGSARLLAWDTCRDRFAILESALPPRIPIMPKGSSSKRAKEAAAAQAAAAAAAAASTASVQVRILLDDGTSNILMRSVGARNEPVIGLRGGALLGVAYRTSRRVSPIAATAISTIQSMPLSGYGSSGLSSFTTYDDGFSSNRPPTAAAPQNFQLYSWETFQPVGDLLPQPEWTAWDQTVEYCAFGYQQYIVISSLRPQYRYLGDVAIPYATSAVWHRRQLFVATPTTIEIVFVDAGVAQIDIETKKMKEEQKMKEAQAKAVAEHGELALITVEGPQSAKEERIALRPPMLQVVRLASFQHAPSVPPFLSLPKQSRVDGDDSWSATEERKTGEVAVGGGGVAVAVTRFPMEQKRPVGPLVVVGVRDGVLWLIDRYMCAHALSLSHPGIRCRCLAAYGDAVSAVKWASRLGREHHDDLAQFLLGMGYATEALHLPGISKRLEFDLAMKSNDLKRALHCLLTMSNSRDIGQDDTPGLGLNDILNLSDKKQEKISDKKKDMVDGVQGIVKFAKEFLDLIDAADATAQSDIAREALKRLAAAGSVKGALEGHELRGLALRLANHGELTRLSGLVNNLVTLGLGREAAFAAAVLGDNALMEKAWQDTGMLAEAVLHAHAHGRPTLKNLVQAWNQALQREIEPTPSQKTDAAAAFLASLEEPKLTSLADAGKKALIEILPPGMMSLNAPISIQKKPASSAQNSQQPPDKLLALEAPPTTTAAPESATQQPESTPASVSEPPPLESTSESTPAHVAAPPQPESGETTVADGVPSTGPASDEGPNVNGETGQAETSTGNPALPEVLPPTVAAEVSETSTPSIAAVPTTTTVPTTPTVPANDPFI, encoded by the exons ATGGCCAGATTCCAAAAG TACTTGTGCACACTGTATGAGTTCCAATTTTGCAATTTCACATGCTGTTGCAGCATGGAGTTCCTTTATAGAACTGGTGTTGGTGATGGTCCTCTTGTTGCTTTTGGTTCATCGGATGGTGTCATTAGAGTTCTCTCAATGATGACATGGAAG CTTGTGCGAAGGTACACTGGAGGTCATAAAGGATCGATCTCTTGTTTGATGTCCTTCATGGCTGCTTCTGGCGAG GCTCTTTTGGTTTCGGGTGCTAGTGATGGATTGCTCATAATTTGGAGTGCTGACCACGGACAGGATTCACGGGAACTTGTACCCAAGCTGAGTTTAAAA GCACATGATGGCGGGGTTGTGGCAGTTGAGTTGTCTAGGGTAATGGGAGGTGCTCCTCAGCTAATCACAATTGGTGCAGATAAGACATTAGCCATATGGGACACTGTGTCCTTTAAG GAGCTGCGGCGGATAAAGCCAGTTCCCAAATTGGCTTGCCATAGTGTGGCTTCTTGGTGCCATCCTCGAGCTCCAAACCTTGATATTCTAACCTGCGTCAAAGATTCTCACATATG GGCAATCGAACATCCCACTTATTCTGCTCTCACGAGGCCATTGTGTGAATTGACCACAGTTATTCCTCCACAAGCCCTTTCTCCTAATAAGAAATTGAGG GTGTATTGTATGGTTACACATAATTTGCAGCCACATCTAGTTGCTACAGGAACCAACATTGGTGTTATCATCTGTGAGTTTGATGCTAGATCTCTTCCACCTGTTGCTCCTCTACCAACACCAGCAGACAGTAGAGAGCATTCTGCCGTATTTGTAATTGAAAGAGAATTGAAGCTATTAAATTTTCAGTTAAACAACTCTGCAAATCCATCTCTTGGAAATAACAGCTCCTTGTCAGAAACAGGAAGACCCAAGGGAGACTTTTTTGAACCATTATCTGTCAAGCAGGGGAAAAAACACATTAGTACTCCTGTTCCACATGATTCGTACTCAGTTCTTTCTGTCAGCAGTTCAGGAAA GTATCTAGCAATTGTTTGGCCAGATATTCCTTATTTCTCTGTCTACAAGGTTAGTGATTGGTCAATTGTTGACTCTGGAAGTGCAAGGCTTCTGGCATGGGATACTTGTCGTGACAGATTTGCTATATTGGAATCAGCATTACCTCCTAGAATTCCTATAATGCCCAAGGGTAGTTCATCAAAAAGAGCCAAAGAAGCTGCTGCGGCAcaagcagcagcagcagcagcagctgcTGCTTCCACAGCTTCTGTTCAAGTCCGCATCTTGTTAGATGATGGTACATCAAATATACTAATGAGGTCTGTTGGTGCACGCAATGAACCA GTCATTGGTTTGCGTGGAGGAGCACTGCTTGGTGTTGCCTATCGAACATCTAGGAGAGTCAGTCCTATTGCTGCCACCGCTATTTCAACAATCCAGTCTATGCCCTTATCAGGCTATGGAAGCAGTggtctttcttcttttactacTTATGATGATGGATTTTCTTCAAATAGACCTCCAACCGCAGCAGCACCTCAAAACTTCCAGCTATACAG TTGGGAGACATTCCAGCCAGTGGGGGACCTTCTTCCTCAGCCAGAATGGACTGCTTGGGACCAAACCGTTGAGTACTGTGCATTTGGATACCAGCAATACATAGTCATATCTTCTTTGCGCCCTCAATATAGATATTTGGGAGATGTTGCAATCCCATATGCTACTAGTGCTGTTTGGCACAGGAGGCAGCTGTTTGTGGCTACCCCAACTACTATTGA AATCGTTTTTGTGGATGCTGGGGTTGCTCAAATTGACATTGAAACTAAGAAGATGAAAGAAGAGCAGAAAATGAAAGAAGCACAGGCAAAAGCTGTTGCTGAGCACGGAGAGTTAGCTCTAATTACTGTAGAAGGTCCTCAGTCTGCTAAGGAAGAAAGAATAGCATTAAGGCCGCCAATGTTGCAG GTGGTTCGGTTGGCTTCATTTCAGCATGCTCCTTCAGTGCCACCTTTCTTATCATTACCAAAACAATCTAGAGTTGATGGTGATGACTCTTGGTCGGCAACAGAAGAGAGAAAGACAGGTGAGGTGGCAGTTGGTGGTGGGGGTGTGGCTGTGGCAGTTACCCGTTTTCCAATGGAGCAGAAACGTCCAGTTGGGCCTCTTGTAGTTGTAGGTGTCAGGGATGGAGTTCTTTGGCTAATTGACAG GTACATGTGTGCTCATGCCTTATCCTTGAGTCATCCTGGAATTCGCTGCCGATGCCTTGCAGCTTATGGAGACGCTGTTAGTGCAGTAAAATg GGCAAGTAGACTTGGAAGAGAACACCACGATGATTTAGCACAATTTCTGTTAGGAATGGGCTATGCTACTGAAGCACTTCATTTGCCTGGAATATCAAAGAG GTTGGAGTTTGATTTGGCCATGAAGAGCAATGATTTGAAAAGAGCTCTTCATTGTCTTCTTACCATGAGTAACAGCCGGGATATAGGACAAGATGATACTCCTGGTCTTGGTTTGAATGACATTCTTAATTTATCAGataaaaaacaagagaaaatatcagataaaaaaaaagatatggTTGACGGTGTTCAGGGTATCGTGAAATTTGCAAAAGAGTTCTTGGATCTTATTGATGCCGCAGATGCTACTGCACAGAGTGATATTGCGCGTGAGGCTCTGAAGAGGTTAGCTGCAGCAGGTTCAGTGAAAGGTGCTTTAGAAGGTCATGAATTGAGAGGGTTAGCATTACGTCTTGCAAATCATGGAGAGTTGACACGTCTAAGT GGTTTGGTTAACAATTTAGTCACGCTTGGCTTGGGAAGGGAAGCAGCATTTGCTGCTGCTGTTTTGGGTGACAATGCTCTGATGGAGAAAGCATGGCAGGATACAGGAATGCTGGCAGAGGCTGTGCTTCATGCTCAT GCACATGGACGGCCAACTTTGAAGAACTTAGTGCAGGCTTGGAACCAAGCATTACAGAGAGAGATTGAACCTACCCCATCTCAGAAGACAGATGCTGCAGCTGCGTTTTTAGCTTCTCTTGAGGAGCCTAAGCTCACAAGTTTGGCAGATGCTGGGAAGAAAGCACTTATTGAAATCCTGCCTCCGGGGATGATGTCTCTTAATGCTCCTATTTCCATCCAGAAAAAACCAGCTTCTTCTGCACAGAACTCCCAACAACCCCCAGACAAGCTATTGGCACTGGAAGCACCTCCTACAACCACAGCTGCACCAGAGAGTGCTACTCAGCAGCCTGAATCCACACCGGCGTCAGTTAGTGAGCCACCTCCATTAGAGTCTACCTCAGAGTCCACGCCAGCTCATGTAGCTGCTCCACCTCAACCAGAATCAGGTGAAACGACCGTAGCTGATGGGGTTCCTTCCACTGGACCAGCTAGTGACGAAGGTCCAAATGTTAATGGTGAAACTGGTCAAGCAGAAACGTCTACAGGCAATCCAGCACTCCCAGAGGTTCTCCCACCTACAGTAGCAGCAGAGGTTTCGGAGACTTCTACTCCAAGTATAGCTGCAGTTCCTACAACAACTACAGTTCCTACAACACCTACGGTTCCGGCAAATGATCCCTTTATATGA
- the LOC106757458 gene encoding anaphase-promoting complex subunit 13, with the protein MAELSLGILIDIVDEEWMRDTLPDDDLPLPPTLVVRTDDTEDSNQETQQVNVDAWHDLALGQE; encoded by the exons atggcAGAACTTAGTTTGGGAATTCTAATTGACATTGTTGATGAAGAATGGATGAGAGACACTCTCCCTGATGATG ATCTTCCACTGCCGCCAACACTGGTTGTAAGGACAGATGATACTGAGGACTCAA ATCAGGAGACTCAACAAGTTAACGTGGATGCTTGGCACGATCTTGCCTTGGGTCAAGAATAG